From a single Planctellipticum variicoloris genomic region:
- a CDS encoding carboxypeptidase-like regulatory domain-containing protein: protein MKPSQFFKVAIVSLATLGVVMPQAGVLAAAESRAPARSTVRIARTGEVADVTLAKDGTFAGRVVDHGGMPLADAEVVVRQGQREVARTRTDAKGAFAVKNARDGVYEVAAGKTEGRFHLWTGETAPKISREQALLVMGENGARGQYGAVDPALLLLTAAVIASVILGAIAVDKIDNLQDDVDGLQDQVNKLQQSL, encoded by the coding sequence ATGAAGCCATCTCAGTTCTTCAAGGTTGCCATCGTCAGCCTCGCGACTCTTGGAGTCGTCATGCCCCAGGCGGGCGTGCTTGCAGCCGCTGAATCGCGTGCACCGGCCCGGAGCACCGTCCGGATCGCCCGCACCGGTGAAGTCGCCGACGTGACGCTGGCGAAGGACGGAACATTCGCCGGTCGCGTCGTCGATCACGGCGGCATGCCCCTCGCCGACGCCGAAGTGGTCGTTCGCCAGGGCCAGCGCGAAGTCGCTCGCACGCGAACCGATGCCAAAGGGGCCTTTGCAGTCAAGAACGCGCGAGACGGCGTTTACGAAGTCGCCGCCGGGAAGACCGAAGGCCGCTTCCACCTGTGGACCGGCGAGACGGCCCCGAAGATCTCCCGCGAGCAGGCTCTACTGGTCATGGGCGAGAACGGCGCCCGGGGTCAGTACGGCGCGGTCGATCCCGCACTTCTGCTGCTGACCGCAGCCGTCATCGCCTCCGTCATCCTCGGCGCGATCGCCGTGGACAAAATTGACAACCTCCAGGACGACGTCGACGGTCTCCAGGATCAGGTCAACAAACTTCAGCAGTCGCTGTAG